Proteins encoded by one window of Arachis hypogaea cultivar Tifrunner chromosome 1, arahy.Tifrunner.gnm2.J5K5, whole genome shotgun sequence:
- the LOC112706896 gene encoding cullin-associated NEDD8-dissociated protein 1 isoform X2, whose amino-acid sequence MICSLAPLVRKVSEARVVEMTEKLCDKLLNGKDQHRDIASIALKTIVAEVSTQSLAQSILHSLSPQLIKGITGSMGTEIKCECLDILCDVLHKFGNLMASDHELLLSSLLSQLGSNQASVRKKTVACIASLSSSLSDDLLAKATIEVVTNLKSKVAKSEMTRTNIQMIGALSRAVGYRFGSHLGDTVPVLINYCINASENDEELREYSLQALESFLLRCPRDISLYCDEILRLTLEYLSYDPNFTDNMEEDTDDEGHEEEEDDESANEYTDDEDVSWKVRRAAAKCLAALIVSRPEMLSKLYDEACPKLIDRFKEREENVKMDVFNTFIELLRQTGNVTKGQIDANETSPRWLLKQEVSKIVKSINRQLREKSIKTKVGAFSVLKELVVVLPDCLADHIGSLIPGIEKALNDKSSTSNLKIEALVFTRLVLSSHSPDVFHPYIKALSAPVLSAVGERYYKVTAEALRVCGELVRVVRPSIEGSGFDFRPYVHPIYNAIMSRLINQDQDQEVKECAISCIGLIVSTFGDHLNEELPACLPVLVDRMGNEITRLTAVKAFAVIAASPLRVDLSCVLEHVIAELTAFLRKANRALRQATLGTLNSLIVAYGDKIGSSAYEVIIVELSGLISDSDLHMTALALELCCTLMSDKRSSPSVGLAVRNKVLPQALTLIKSSLLQGQALLALQNFFAALVYSANTSFDSLLESLLASAKPSPQSGGIAKQALHSIAQCVAVLCLAAGDQKCSSTVKMLTDILKDDSSSNSAKQHLALLCLGEIGRRKDLGAHAHIENIVIESFQSPFEEIKSAASYALGNIAVGNLPKYLPFILDQIDNQQKKQYLLLHSLKEVIVRQSVDKAEFQESSVEKILNLLFNHCESEEEGVRNVVAECLGKIALIEPAKLVPALKVRTTSPAAFIRATVVIAVKYSIVERPEKIDEIIYPEISSFLMLIKDNDRHVRRAAVLALSTFAHNKPNLIKGLLPDLLPLLYDQTIVKQELIRTVDLGPFKHIVDDGLELRKAAFECVDTLLDSCLDQVNPSSFIVPYLKSGLDDHYDVKMPCHLILSKLADKCPSAVLAVLDSLVDPLQKTINFKPKQDAVKQEVDRNEDMIRSALRAIASLNRISGGDCSVKFKNLMNEISKSQTLWEKYYSIRNE is encoded by the exons ATTTGCAGTCTTGCTCCATTAGTGAGGAAGGTGAGCGAGGCAAGGGTTGTGGAAATGACCGAAAAACTCTGTGATAAATTGCTAAATGGGAAGGATCAGCATCGTGATATTGCCAGCATAGCTTTGAAAACAATTGTTGCTGAAGTTTCTACTCAGTCTCTTGCCCAGTCTATTCTTCATTCTCTCTCACCACAACTGATAAAAGGAATTACTGGCTCA ATGGGCACAGAGATTAAATGTGAATGCTTGGATATTTTATGTGATGTCCTTCATAAATTTGGGAATCTAATGGCATCTGATCATGAGCTGTTATTAAGTTCCCTGCTTTCTCAGTTGGGTTCCAATCAAGCTAGTGTTCGCAAGAAGACTGTGGCATGCATTG CATCTCTTTCTTCAAGCTTGTCAGATGATTTACTAGCGAAAGCAACAATTGAAGTTGTTACTAACTTGAAAAGTAAAGTTGCTAAGTCTGAAATGACCCGTACAAATATACAGATGATTGGTGCTTTGAG TCGTGCTGTTGGCTACCGTTTTGGGTCCCATCTTGGAGACACAGTCCCAGTTCTTATTAATTACTGTATTAATGCATCAGAAAATGACGAAGAGCTTCGTGAGTATAGCTTGCAG GCATTAGAAAGCTTTCTCTTAAGGTGCCCAAGGGATATTTCCTTGTATTGTGATGAAATTCTACGTTTGACGCTAGAATATCTAAGCTATGATCCAAACTTCACTGACAATATGGAGGAGGATACTGACGATGAAGGTcatgaagaggaggaggatga TGAGAGTGCAAATGAATATACAGATGATGAAGATGTTAGCTGGAAAGTTCGAAGAGCAGCAGCCAAATGCCTAGCAGCATTGATTGTTTCTCGCCCTGAAATGCTTTCAAAGCTATATGATGAG GCTTGTCCCAAATTGATCGACAGAtttaaagagagagaagaaaatgtCAAG ATGGATGTATTTAATACTTTCATTGAGCTCTTGCGTCAAACTGGCAATGTAACTAAAGGGCAGATTGATGCAAATGAAACGAG TCCTAGATGGTTGTTGAAGCAAGAAGTTTCAAAGATCGTCAAATCTATAAATAGGCAGTTGCGTGAGAAATCTATCAAGACAAAG GTTGGTGCGTTTTCTGTTCTGAAAGAACTGGTGGTTGTCTTGCCAGACTGTCTTGCAGACCATATTGGGTCACTCATTCCAGGAATCGAAAAAGCATTAAAT GACAAATCATCTACATCAAATTTGAAGATTGAAGCTCTCGTATTTACAAGATTGGTTTTATCTTCACACTCTCCTGATGTTTTCCACCCATATATTAAG GCTCTTTCTGCTCCTGTTCTATCAGCTGTTGGTGAGCGATATTATAAGGTCACTGCCGAGGCCTTGAGGGTATGCGGAGAACTCGTCCGTGTTGTCCGCCCAAGCATTGAG GGATCTGGATTTGATTTCAGACCGTACGTCCATCCCATTTATAATGCCATTATGTCGCGCTTAATAAACCAAGATCAGGATCAG GAGGTTAAGGAGTGTGCTATCTCCTGCATTGGCCTCATTGTGTCAACATTTGGTGATCATCTAAATGAAGAACTACCAGCATGCCTTCCTGTACTTGTTGATCGAATGGGAAATGAGATTACTCGTCTTACAGCTGTCAAG GCATTTGCTGTCATTGCTGCTTCTCCACTTCGGGTGGATCTGTCATGTGTTCTGGAGCATGTAATAGCAGAGTTGACTGCATTTCTACGGAAA GCTAATCGAGCACTAAGGCAGGCAACCTTAGGAACCTTAAATTCACTTATAGTTGCATATGGTGATAAGATTGGTTCTTCTGCATATGAAGTTATTATTGTAGAACTCTCGGGACTAATTAG TGATTCTGATTTACATATGACAGCTCTTGCCCTTGAACTCTGCTGCACGTTAATGAGTGACAAGAGGTCCAGTCCTAGTGTTGGTCTGGCTGTCCGAAACAAAGTTCTTCCTCAAGCTCTGACATTAATTAAAAGCTCCTTGCTGCAGGGGCAAGCCCTTTTG GCTTTACAGAATTTTTTTGCTGCTTTAGTCTATTCTGCAAACACTAGCTTTGATTCTCTGCTGGAGTCACTACTTGCCAGCGCCAAGCCTTCACCACAGTCAGGTGGCATTGCCAAACAAGCGTTGCATTCAATAGCTCAATGTGTGGCTGTTCTGTGCCTTGCTGCTGGGGATCAAAAGTGTTCGTCCACAGTGAAAATGCTGACAGACATTCTCAAGGATGACAGCAGTTCTAACTCT GCTAAACAGCACCTTGCCCTTCTATGTTTGGGAGAGATTGGTAGGAGGAAGGATCTTGGTGCACATGCTCATATAGAAAATATTGTCATTGAATCCTTCCAATCTCCTTTCGAAGAGATAAAGTCTGCTGCCTCTTATGCTCTTGGTAATATCGCTGTTGGCAACCTTCCAAAATACTTGCCGTTTATCTTGGATCAGATTGATAATCAGCAGAAGAAACAGTATCTCTTGCTTCATTCTTTGAAGGAG GTAATTGTGAGACAATCTGTTGATAAAGCAGAGTTTCAAGAGTCGAGTGTTGAGAAAATACTTAATTTACTCTTCAACCACTGTGAAAGTGAGGAAGAAGGGGTGCGCAATGTGGTGGCTGAGTGTTTGGGAAAAATTGCACTTATTGAACCTGCAAAACTTGTTCCTGCACTCAAG GTAAGAACAACCAGCCCAGCTGCTTTTATCCGAGCTACTGTTGTCATTGCTGTAAAGTACTCTATAGTGGAACGTCCTGAGAAGATAGACGAGATCATATACCCCGAGATATCATCATTTCTGATGCTTATCAAGGATAATGACAGA CATGTTAGACGAGCTGCTGTCCTGGCTTTAAGCACATTTGCACACAATAAGCCGAACCTCATCAAAGGTCTTCTTCCTGATCTGTTGCCTCTTCTCTATGATCAGACAATTGTTAAG CAAGAGCTGATACGGACAGTTGATCTTGGCCCTTTCAAGCATATTGTGGACGACGGACTTGAATTGAGGAAGGCAGCGTTCGAATGCGTGGACACAttattggatagttgtcttgatcAAGTGAACCCCTCATCATTCATTGTTCCTTATCTGAAGTCTGGGTTGGATG ATCATTATGATGTTAAAATGCCTTGCCATCTCATACTCTCAAAGCTAGCTGATAAGTGTCCTTCTGCAGTCTTGGCAG TGTTAGATTCATTGGTGGATCCTCTTCAGAAGACCATTAATTTTAAGCCTAAACAAGATGCTGTCAAGCAAGAAGTTGATCGTAATGAAGACATGATTCGAAGCGCGCTTCGAGCCATTGCTTCGTTGAATCGTATTAG TGGGGGAGACTGCAGTGTCAAGTTCAAGAACCTTATGAATGAAATATCGAAATCACAAACTCTCTGGGAGAAGTACTATTCGATCCGCAATGAATGA
- the LOC112706896 gene encoding cullin-associated NEDD8-dissociated protein 1 isoform X1 yields MANLTLTGILEKMTGKDKDYRYMATSDLLNELQKSSFKADTDLEMKLTNIIIQQLDDAAGDVSGLAVKCLAPLVRKVSEARVVEMTEKLCDKLLNGKDQHRDIASIALKTIVAEVSTQSLAQSILHSLSPQLIKGITGSMGTEIKCECLDILCDVLHKFGNLMASDHELLLSSLLSQLGSNQASVRKKTVACIASLSSSLSDDLLAKATIEVVTNLKSKVAKSEMTRTNIQMIGALSRAVGYRFGSHLGDTVPVLINYCINASENDEELREYSLQALESFLLRCPRDISLYCDEILRLTLEYLSYDPNFTDNMEEDTDDEGHEEEEDDESANEYTDDEDVSWKVRRAAAKCLAALIVSRPEMLSKLYDEACPKLIDRFKEREENVKMDVFNTFIELLRQTGNVTKGQIDANETSPRWLLKQEVSKIVKSINRQLREKSIKTKVGAFSVLKELVVVLPDCLADHIGSLIPGIEKALNDKSSTSNLKIEALVFTRLVLSSHSPDVFHPYIKALSAPVLSAVGERYYKVTAEALRVCGELVRVVRPSIEGSGFDFRPYVHPIYNAIMSRLINQDQDQEVKECAISCIGLIVSTFGDHLNEELPACLPVLVDRMGNEITRLTAVKAFAVIAASPLRVDLSCVLEHVIAELTAFLRKANRALRQATLGTLNSLIVAYGDKIGSSAYEVIIVELSGLISDSDLHMTALALELCCTLMSDKRSSPSVGLAVRNKVLPQALTLIKSSLLQGQALLALQNFFAALVYSANTSFDSLLESLLASAKPSPQSGGIAKQALHSIAQCVAVLCLAAGDQKCSSTVKMLTDILKDDSSSNSAKQHLALLCLGEIGRRKDLGAHAHIENIVIESFQSPFEEIKSAASYALGNIAVGNLPKYLPFILDQIDNQQKKQYLLLHSLKEVIVRQSVDKAEFQESSVEKILNLLFNHCESEEEGVRNVVAECLGKIALIEPAKLVPALKVRTTSPAAFIRATVVIAVKYSIVERPEKIDEIIYPEISSFLMLIKDNDRHVRRAAVLALSTFAHNKPNLIKGLLPDLLPLLYDQTIVKQELIRTVDLGPFKHIVDDGLELRKAAFECVDTLLDSCLDQVNPSSFIVPYLKSGLDDHYDVKMPCHLILSKLADKCPSAVLAVLDSLVDPLQKTINFKPKQDAVKQEVDRNEDMIRSALRAIASLNRISGGDCSVKFKNLMNEISKSQTLWEKYYSIRNE; encoded by the exons TCTTGCTCCATTAGTGAGGAAGGTGAGCGAGGCAAGGGTTGTGGAAATGACCGAAAAACTCTGTGATAAATTGCTAAATGGGAAGGATCAGCATCGTGATATTGCCAGCATAGCTTTGAAAACAATTGTTGCTGAAGTTTCTACTCAGTCTCTTGCCCAGTCTATTCTTCATTCTCTCTCACCACAACTGATAAAAGGAATTACTGGCTCA ATGGGCACAGAGATTAAATGTGAATGCTTGGATATTTTATGTGATGTCCTTCATAAATTTGGGAATCTAATGGCATCTGATCATGAGCTGTTATTAAGTTCCCTGCTTTCTCAGTTGGGTTCCAATCAAGCTAGTGTTCGCAAGAAGACTGTGGCATGCATTG CATCTCTTTCTTCAAGCTTGTCAGATGATTTACTAGCGAAAGCAACAATTGAAGTTGTTACTAACTTGAAAAGTAAAGTTGCTAAGTCTGAAATGACCCGTACAAATATACAGATGATTGGTGCTTTGAG TCGTGCTGTTGGCTACCGTTTTGGGTCCCATCTTGGAGACACAGTCCCAGTTCTTATTAATTACTGTATTAATGCATCAGAAAATGACGAAGAGCTTCGTGAGTATAGCTTGCAG GCATTAGAAAGCTTTCTCTTAAGGTGCCCAAGGGATATTTCCTTGTATTGTGATGAAATTCTACGTTTGACGCTAGAATATCTAAGCTATGATCCAAACTTCACTGACAATATGGAGGAGGATACTGACGATGAAGGTcatgaagaggaggaggatga TGAGAGTGCAAATGAATATACAGATGATGAAGATGTTAGCTGGAAAGTTCGAAGAGCAGCAGCCAAATGCCTAGCAGCATTGATTGTTTCTCGCCCTGAAATGCTTTCAAAGCTATATGATGAG GCTTGTCCCAAATTGATCGACAGAtttaaagagagagaagaaaatgtCAAG ATGGATGTATTTAATACTTTCATTGAGCTCTTGCGTCAAACTGGCAATGTAACTAAAGGGCAGATTGATGCAAATGAAACGAG TCCTAGATGGTTGTTGAAGCAAGAAGTTTCAAAGATCGTCAAATCTATAAATAGGCAGTTGCGTGAGAAATCTATCAAGACAAAG GTTGGTGCGTTTTCTGTTCTGAAAGAACTGGTGGTTGTCTTGCCAGACTGTCTTGCAGACCATATTGGGTCACTCATTCCAGGAATCGAAAAAGCATTAAAT GACAAATCATCTACATCAAATTTGAAGATTGAAGCTCTCGTATTTACAAGATTGGTTTTATCTTCACACTCTCCTGATGTTTTCCACCCATATATTAAG GCTCTTTCTGCTCCTGTTCTATCAGCTGTTGGTGAGCGATATTATAAGGTCACTGCCGAGGCCTTGAGGGTATGCGGAGAACTCGTCCGTGTTGTCCGCCCAAGCATTGAG GGATCTGGATTTGATTTCAGACCGTACGTCCATCCCATTTATAATGCCATTATGTCGCGCTTAATAAACCAAGATCAGGATCAG GAGGTTAAGGAGTGTGCTATCTCCTGCATTGGCCTCATTGTGTCAACATTTGGTGATCATCTAAATGAAGAACTACCAGCATGCCTTCCTGTACTTGTTGATCGAATGGGAAATGAGATTACTCGTCTTACAGCTGTCAAG GCATTTGCTGTCATTGCTGCTTCTCCACTTCGGGTGGATCTGTCATGTGTTCTGGAGCATGTAATAGCAGAGTTGACTGCATTTCTACGGAAA GCTAATCGAGCACTAAGGCAGGCAACCTTAGGAACCTTAAATTCACTTATAGTTGCATATGGTGATAAGATTGGTTCTTCTGCATATGAAGTTATTATTGTAGAACTCTCGGGACTAATTAG TGATTCTGATTTACATATGACAGCTCTTGCCCTTGAACTCTGCTGCACGTTAATGAGTGACAAGAGGTCCAGTCCTAGTGTTGGTCTGGCTGTCCGAAACAAAGTTCTTCCTCAAGCTCTGACATTAATTAAAAGCTCCTTGCTGCAGGGGCAAGCCCTTTTG GCTTTACAGAATTTTTTTGCTGCTTTAGTCTATTCTGCAAACACTAGCTTTGATTCTCTGCTGGAGTCACTACTTGCCAGCGCCAAGCCTTCACCACAGTCAGGTGGCATTGCCAAACAAGCGTTGCATTCAATAGCTCAATGTGTGGCTGTTCTGTGCCTTGCTGCTGGGGATCAAAAGTGTTCGTCCACAGTGAAAATGCTGACAGACATTCTCAAGGATGACAGCAGTTCTAACTCT GCTAAACAGCACCTTGCCCTTCTATGTTTGGGAGAGATTGGTAGGAGGAAGGATCTTGGTGCACATGCTCATATAGAAAATATTGTCATTGAATCCTTCCAATCTCCTTTCGAAGAGATAAAGTCTGCTGCCTCTTATGCTCTTGGTAATATCGCTGTTGGCAACCTTCCAAAATACTTGCCGTTTATCTTGGATCAGATTGATAATCAGCAGAAGAAACAGTATCTCTTGCTTCATTCTTTGAAGGAG GTAATTGTGAGACAATCTGTTGATAAAGCAGAGTTTCAAGAGTCGAGTGTTGAGAAAATACTTAATTTACTCTTCAACCACTGTGAAAGTGAGGAAGAAGGGGTGCGCAATGTGGTGGCTGAGTGTTTGGGAAAAATTGCACTTATTGAACCTGCAAAACTTGTTCCTGCACTCAAG GTAAGAACAACCAGCCCAGCTGCTTTTATCCGAGCTACTGTTGTCATTGCTGTAAAGTACTCTATAGTGGAACGTCCTGAGAAGATAGACGAGATCATATACCCCGAGATATCATCATTTCTGATGCTTATCAAGGATAATGACAGA CATGTTAGACGAGCTGCTGTCCTGGCTTTAAGCACATTTGCACACAATAAGCCGAACCTCATCAAAGGTCTTCTTCCTGATCTGTTGCCTCTTCTCTATGATCAGACAATTGTTAAG CAAGAGCTGATACGGACAGTTGATCTTGGCCCTTTCAAGCATATTGTGGACGACGGACTTGAATTGAGGAAGGCAGCGTTCGAATGCGTGGACACAttattggatagttgtcttgatcAAGTGAACCCCTCATCATTCATTGTTCCTTATCTGAAGTCTGGGTTGGATG ATCATTATGATGTTAAAATGCCTTGCCATCTCATACTCTCAAAGCTAGCTGATAAGTGTCCTTCTGCAGTCTTGGCAG TGTTAGATTCATTGGTGGATCCTCTTCAGAAGACCATTAATTTTAAGCCTAAACAAGATGCTGTCAAGCAAGAAGTTGATCGTAATGAAGACATGATTCGAAGCGCGCTTCGAGCCATTGCTTCGTTGAATCGTATTAG TGGGGGAGACTGCAGTGTCAAGTTCAAGAACCTTATGAATGAAATATCGAAATCACAAACTCTCTGGGAGAAGTACTATTCGATCCGCAATGAATGA